A DNA window from Xyrauchen texanus isolate HMW12.3.18 chromosome 6, RBS_HiC_50CHRs, whole genome shotgun sequence contains the following coding sequences:
- the LOC127644763 gene encoding polypyrimidine tract-binding protein 1-like isoform X1: protein MRTFIAFRESHLETDLYPLGSSYVAEIDGVHDIIVGTKRGSDELFSSCISNGPYIMSSGAGNGNDSSKKFKVDIRSPGIPSRVIHVRKLPNDSNEAEVISLGLPFGKVTNLLMLKGKNQAFLEMDTEESAQTMVSYYSSVTPVIRNNPIFMQYSNHKELKIDNSPNQVRVQAALQAVNAVQTGGLSLSSVDVGGMGSQSPVLRVIVENLFYPVTLDVLHQIFSKFGTVLKIITFTKNNQFQALVQYADEMTARHAKLSLDGQNIYNACCALRISFSKLTSLNVKYNNDKSRDYTCPDLPTGDSQPSLNQQMMAAAALTAPGIISASPYAGAHGFPPRFTIQQAAGLSLPGMPAGALASLGISGTVAAAAAAGRLSLSGLTAGGHSVLLVSNLNPENVTPQCLFILFGVYGDVMRVKIMFNKKENALVQMSDGTQAQLAMSHLSGQNLYGKGLRVNMSKHTMVQLPREGQEDQGLTKDYSNSPLHRFKKPGSKNYSNIFPPSSTLHLSNIPPSVTEEDLRGLFTSAGAVVKAFKFFQKDCKMALIQLGSVEEAIESLIKFHNHNLGENHHLRVSFSKSTI from the exons AGGGGATCTGACGAACTCTTTTCCTCCTGCATATCTAACGGACCATATATAATGAGCTCAGGAGCAG gaaATGGTAATGACAGTAGTAAGAAGTTCAAAGTAGACATTAGGAGCCCAGGCATTCCGTCACGAGTCATTCATGTACGCAAGCTTCCCAATGACAGTAATGAAGCAGAAGTCATTTCTTTGGGGCTTCCCTTTGGCAAAGTGACCAACCTTCTGATGTTGAAAGGAAAGAATCag GCATTTCTGGAGATGGACACTGAGGAGTCAGCACAAACCATGGTCAGCTACTACTCTTCTGTCACCCCTGTCATTCGGAACAACCCAATCTTCATGCAGTATTCCAATCACAAGGAGCTGAAGATCGACAATTCACCCAACCAAGTT AGAGTGCAGGCAGCACTGCAGGCGGTGAATGCGGTTCAGACTGGAGGCTTGTCTTTGAGCAGTGTTGATGTAGGTGGCATGGGGAGCCAGAGCCCTGTACTAAGAGTTATTGTTGAAAACCTTTTCTATCCAGTTACTCTTGATGTCCTCCATCAG atctTTTCCAAGTTTGGCACAGTTTTAAAGATCATAACCTTTACCAAAAACAACCAGTTTCAAGCGCTGGTCCAGTACGCAGATGAAATGACTGCTCGGCATGCGAAGCTG TCTTTAGATGGACAGAACATCTACAATGCGTGCTGTGCCCTTCGCATCAGCTTCTCAAAGCTCACCAGTCTGAATGTTAAGTACAACAATGATAAGAGCAGAGACTACACTTGCCCTGACCTACCTACAGGAGACAGTCAGCCCTCCCTCAACCAACAGATGATGGCTGCAGCTGCCTTGA CTGCTCCTGGTATAATATCTGCATCACCATATGCTGGAGCGCATGGTTTTCCACCAAGATTTACCATTCAGCAGGCAGCAG GTCTGTCTCTGCCTGGTATGCCTGCCGGGGCTCTTGCTTCACTTGGGATCTCTGGCACTGTGGCAGCTGCCGCTGCTGCTGGACGGTTGAGTCTCTCGGGTCTTACTGCTGGAGGGCACAGTGTCCTGCTGGTCAGCAACCTTAACCCTGAG AACGTTACGCCCCAATGCCTCTTTATTCTTTTCG GTGTGTATGGTGACGTCATGAGAGTGAAGATTATGTTCAACAAGAAAGAGAATGCTTTGGTGCAGATGTCTGATGGAACCCAAGCCCAACTAG CTATGAGTCACTTGAGTGGGCAGAATCTGTATGGTAAGGGTTTGCGGGTGAATATGTCCAAACACACCATGGTGCAGCTGCCACGTGAAGGCCAAGAGGATCAGGGGCTCACCAAGGACTACAGTAACTCTCCTCTTCACCGCTTCAAAAAGCCAGGTTCCAAGAACTACTCCAATATCTTCCCTCCTTCCTCCACCCTTCACCTCTCCAACATCCC ACCTTCTGTCACTGAGGAGGATCTCCGAGGACTGTTTACAAGTGCAGGAGCTGTGGTGAAGGCCTTCAAGTTTTTCCA gAAAGACTGTAAGATGGCTCTCATACAGTTGGGCTCTGTGGAGGAAGCAATCGAGTCGCTGATCAAATTTCACAATCACAACCTGGGAGAGAACCATCACCTCAGAGTGTCCTTCTCAAAGTCCACCATCTGA
- the LOC127644763 gene encoding polypyrimidine tract-binding protein 1-like isoform X2, whose protein sequence is MDGHLETDLYPLGSSYVAEIDGVHDIIVGTKRGSDELFSSCISNGPYIMSSGAGNGNDSSKKFKVDIRSPGIPSRVIHVRKLPNDSNEAEVISLGLPFGKVTNLLMLKGKNQAFLEMDTEESAQTMVSYYSSVTPVIRNNPIFMQYSNHKELKIDNSPNQVRVQAALQAVNAVQTGGLSLSSVDVGGMGSQSPVLRVIVENLFYPVTLDVLHQIFSKFGTVLKIITFTKNNQFQALVQYADEMTARHAKLSLDGQNIYNACCALRISFSKLTSLNVKYNNDKSRDYTCPDLPTGDSQPSLNQQMMAAAALTAPGIISASPYAGAHGFPPRFTIQQAAGLSLPGMPAGALASLGISGTVAAAAAAGRLSLSGLTAGGHSVLLVSNLNPENVTPQCLFILFGVYGDVMRVKIMFNKKENALVQMSDGTQAQLAMSHLSGQNLYGKGLRVNMSKHTMVQLPREGQEDQGLTKDYSNSPLHRFKKPGSKNYSNIFPPSSTLHLSNIPPSVTEEDLRGLFTSAGAVVKAFKFFQKDCKMALIQLGSVEEAIESLIKFHNHNLGENHHLRVSFSKSTI, encoded by the exons AGGGGATCTGACGAACTCTTTTCCTCCTGCATATCTAACGGACCATATATAATGAGCTCAGGAGCAG gaaATGGTAATGACAGTAGTAAGAAGTTCAAAGTAGACATTAGGAGCCCAGGCATTCCGTCACGAGTCATTCATGTACGCAAGCTTCCCAATGACAGTAATGAAGCAGAAGTCATTTCTTTGGGGCTTCCCTTTGGCAAAGTGACCAACCTTCTGATGTTGAAAGGAAAGAATCag GCATTTCTGGAGATGGACACTGAGGAGTCAGCACAAACCATGGTCAGCTACTACTCTTCTGTCACCCCTGTCATTCGGAACAACCCAATCTTCATGCAGTATTCCAATCACAAGGAGCTGAAGATCGACAATTCACCCAACCAAGTT AGAGTGCAGGCAGCACTGCAGGCGGTGAATGCGGTTCAGACTGGAGGCTTGTCTTTGAGCAGTGTTGATGTAGGTGGCATGGGGAGCCAGAGCCCTGTACTAAGAGTTATTGTTGAAAACCTTTTCTATCCAGTTACTCTTGATGTCCTCCATCAG atctTTTCCAAGTTTGGCACAGTTTTAAAGATCATAACCTTTACCAAAAACAACCAGTTTCAAGCGCTGGTCCAGTACGCAGATGAAATGACTGCTCGGCATGCGAAGCTG TCTTTAGATGGACAGAACATCTACAATGCGTGCTGTGCCCTTCGCATCAGCTTCTCAAAGCTCACCAGTCTGAATGTTAAGTACAACAATGATAAGAGCAGAGACTACACTTGCCCTGACCTACCTACAGGAGACAGTCAGCCCTCCCTCAACCAACAGATGATGGCTGCAGCTGCCTTGA CTGCTCCTGGTATAATATCTGCATCACCATATGCTGGAGCGCATGGTTTTCCACCAAGATTTACCATTCAGCAGGCAGCAG GTCTGTCTCTGCCTGGTATGCCTGCCGGGGCTCTTGCTTCACTTGGGATCTCTGGCACTGTGGCAGCTGCCGCTGCTGCTGGACGGTTGAGTCTCTCGGGTCTTACTGCTGGAGGGCACAGTGTCCTGCTGGTCAGCAACCTTAACCCTGAG AACGTTACGCCCCAATGCCTCTTTATTCTTTTCG GTGTGTATGGTGACGTCATGAGAGTGAAGATTATGTTCAACAAGAAAGAGAATGCTTTGGTGCAGATGTCTGATGGAACCCAAGCCCAACTAG CTATGAGTCACTTGAGTGGGCAGAATCTGTATGGTAAGGGTTTGCGGGTGAATATGTCCAAACACACCATGGTGCAGCTGCCACGTGAAGGCCAAGAGGATCAGGGGCTCACCAAGGACTACAGTAACTCTCCTCTTCACCGCTTCAAAAAGCCAGGTTCCAAGAACTACTCCAATATCTTCCCTCCTTCCTCCACCCTTCACCTCTCCAACATCCC ACCTTCTGTCACTGAGGAGGATCTCCGAGGACTGTTTACAAGTGCAGGAGCTGTGGTGAAGGCCTTCAAGTTTTTCCA gAAAGACTGTAAGATGGCTCTCATACAGTTGGGCTCTGTGGAGGAAGCAATCGAGTCGCTGATCAAATTTCACAATCACAACCTGGGAGAGAACCATCACCTCAGAGTGTCCTTCTCAAAGTCCACCATCTGA
- the LOC127644763 gene encoding polypyrimidine tract-binding protein 1-like isoform X3, which translates to MSSGAGNGNDSSKKFKVDIRSPGIPSRVIHVRKLPNDSNEAEVISLGLPFGKVTNLLMLKGKNQAFLEMDTEESAQTMVSYYSSVTPVIRNNPIFMQYSNHKELKIDNSPNQVRVQAALQAVNAVQTGGLSLSSVDVGGMGSQSPVLRVIVENLFYPVTLDVLHQIFSKFGTVLKIITFTKNNQFQALVQYADEMTARHAKLSLDGQNIYNACCALRISFSKLTSLNVKYNNDKSRDYTCPDLPTGDSQPSLNQQMMAAAALTAPGIISASPYAGAHGFPPRFTIQQAAGLSLPGMPAGALASLGISGTVAAAAAAGRLSLSGLTAGGHSVLLVSNLNPENVTPQCLFILFGVYGDVMRVKIMFNKKENALVQMSDGTQAQLAMSHLSGQNLYGKGLRVNMSKHTMVQLPREGQEDQGLTKDYSNSPLHRFKKPGSKNYSNIFPPSSTLHLSNIPPSVTEEDLRGLFTSAGAVVKAFKFFQKDCKMALIQLGSVEEAIESLIKFHNHNLGENHHLRVSFSKSTI; encoded by the exons ATGAGCTCAGGAGCAG gaaATGGTAATGACAGTAGTAAGAAGTTCAAAGTAGACATTAGGAGCCCAGGCATTCCGTCACGAGTCATTCATGTACGCAAGCTTCCCAATGACAGTAATGAAGCAGAAGTCATTTCTTTGGGGCTTCCCTTTGGCAAAGTGACCAACCTTCTGATGTTGAAAGGAAAGAATCag GCATTTCTGGAGATGGACACTGAGGAGTCAGCACAAACCATGGTCAGCTACTACTCTTCTGTCACCCCTGTCATTCGGAACAACCCAATCTTCATGCAGTATTCCAATCACAAGGAGCTGAAGATCGACAATTCACCCAACCAAGTT AGAGTGCAGGCAGCACTGCAGGCGGTGAATGCGGTTCAGACTGGAGGCTTGTCTTTGAGCAGTGTTGATGTAGGTGGCATGGGGAGCCAGAGCCCTGTACTAAGAGTTATTGTTGAAAACCTTTTCTATCCAGTTACTCTTGATGTCCTCCATCAG atctTTTCCAAGTTTGGCACAGTTTTAAAGATCATAACCTTTACCAAAAACAACCAGTTTCAAGCGCTGGTCCAGTACGCAGATGAAATGACTGCTCGGCATGCGAAGCTG TCTTTAGATGGACAGAACATCTACAATGCGTGCTGTGCCCTTCGCATCAGCTTCTCAAAGCTCACCAGTCTGAATGTTAAGTACAACAATGATAAGAGCAGAGACTACACTTGCCCTGACCTACCTACAGGAGACAGTCAGCCCTCCCTCAACCAACAGATGATGGCTGCAGCTGCCTTGA CTGCTCCTGGTATAATATCTGCATCACCATATGCTGGAGCGCATGGTTTTCCACCAAGATTTACCATTCAGCAGGCAGCAG GTCTGTCTCTGCCTGGTATGCCTGCCGGGGCTCTTGCTTCACTTGGGATCTCTGGCACTGTGGCAGCTGCCGCTGCTGCTGGACGGTTGAGTCTCTCGGGTCTTACTGCTGGAGGGCACAGTGTCCTGCTGGTCAGCAACCTTAACCCTGAG AACGTTACGCCCCAATGCCTCTTTATTCTTTTCG GTGTGTATGGTGACGTCATGAGAGTGAAGATTATGTTCAACAAGAAAGAGAATGCTTTGGTGCAGATGTCTGATGGAACCCAAGCCCAACTAG CTATGAGTCACTTGAGTGGGCAGAATCTGTATGGTAAGGGTTTGCGGGTGAATATGTCCAAACACACCATGGTGCAGCTGCCACGTGAAGGCCAAGAGGATCAGGGGCTCACCAAGGACTACAGTAACTCTCCTCTTCACCGCTTCAAAAAGCCAGGTTCCAAGAACTACTCCAATATCTTCCCTCCTTCCTCCACCCTTCACCTCTCCAACATCCC ACCTTCTGTCACTGAGGAGGATCTCCGAGGACTGTTTACAAGTGCAGGAGCTGTGGTGAAGGCCTTCAAGTTTTTCCA gAAAGACTGTAAGATGGCTCTCATACAGTTGGGCTCTGTGGAGGAAGCAATCGAGTCGCTGATCAAATTTCACAATCACAACCTGGGAGAGAACCATCACCTCAGAGTGTCCTTCTCAAAGTCCACCATCTGA